The window ttcgatgtaataaggcttaatgccattagtgactttataattattatttcgatttagtgaaagattgatttggcttattttcagattaatggaatgaggcaacattggcatgaattttctctaagtctatgtgttgcttaggcctacctcagacacaatgaggtccccaaattaggacgtaaATTATTGCATGACCCTACGTTTTACCTTCTTAAATATTGCAAACATTCTTTTACTTCGTCTTACTGGCTCGGTTTCCTTTTGTTCTCTTTCTTATGATtactcccattcccaaaggttagTTCGTGCATTCTGGCAATATCAGCATACCAtaccagatccagaggtcctccacctagcGATAAGAAAAGCAAAGGCAAAGACAAAGGGAATATGGATGATCTAAGTGATAATCGAAAAGACAATGCACCATGGCAAAAAATGTTGAAACCTCAAATAGAAGAAGTACGCCAAGACAGAACGAGTTGATCCTACGGTTGGAACAGAAAATCTTGGAGCTATAAcgtgagcttgagcaggtccaaaATCTTGCAAACCTCTCACTTACTCTAAATGTTTATGTTGTTAACCATCAGAACACCACCACTCAAAATCTAACACCACTACAAAACACCCAAACCCAAAATCCACCACCCATGGCTCCACAAAATCCACCAGCAACGAACCAGTATCACAATCCCGCAACCCGTCAAAACCTTAACCCCCTACCAGTGCAAACCCCTCACAACACCACCATCACCCAACCCAGTATAcacaaaccaccacttatcacaccccccaaaatgcaccacaacttaCCCCCGATCCCCCTCAAACCTCGATCAATGATCACCCATAAATCCAAGTCCTAGGAATACACCAAGGCAAcccgatatatgtggaaaccttaccccatacctcACAGAAAACCTTGTACATACCTGAACCAACCGAGAAGGACCCTCTCATCTGAAACATGGCAGAGGAACGAAAGAAACTGAGGGGGAGAGTCTAGAGTGTTGAAGGCGGGAAGGGCGTTGAAGGTTTGAACTATGAAGACTTGTGTATCCAGCCAGATGTggaactgccggagggttacaaacctcctaagtttgagatATTTGATGGGACCGGTGATACTAAGGTGCATTTGAGAACCTATTGTGACAAGATTGTAGGACTGAGAAAGAATGAGCAAATCCGCATGAAATTGTTCATGTGAAGTCTAACATGTGATGCCTTATCTTGGTATATTAGTAAGAATCCGAAGAAGCATGCGAactgggtaagcatggcatctgATTTCATGGATaaattcaggttcaacacagagaGCGTGGTAGATCTATATCtagaacctcaagaagaagccaacagaaaccttccgcgagtacgctactcattggagatcagaggccaccactagaagaagaacaaatgaacaagttcttcgtcagagctcaggatccaCAATATTACGAAAGACTGATGGTTATATAGAATCGTATGTTCTCCGACATTATCAAGTTGGGAGAAAggatagaagaagggatcaagagCTATATGGTGACCAACTTCAAGGCCCTGAAAACCACTAACAAAGCCTTACAGTCAGGAGGTAtttcgaagaagaaagaagtgggtgtcgtgctggtagcccagggccctaagtctcccatTACCTATCAAACACCCTTACCCACACACCAaccctcacctccaaaataccaataccctaccACACCTATAATGcccaacctgcatattaccattcacctcctccCACCCGCCAAAACTACCCTAAACTACGGCCAAACTTTGACCACAGAgctcccagacaatacacccctatcgctgaacccatagcccaactgtatgagagactaAAAGTCACTGGTTACGTCACTCCCATTCCTATTGTTGCTGTTGAAaaaccttccgagtgggttaACCCCAACAAAACTTATGCCTACCTTTCAAgtatgaagggtcataccatcaAGAAATGTCGCATGTTGAAGGAGAAGATCCAAACGCTGATTGACACCAAAGTTATACAAGTAAATGAGTCTGCGCCGAAAGTGTGCAATAACCCTCTTCCTGATCATAGGGGCgaggagtgaatgtgatagaaactgatgaagaatgggatcaGGAGGGATCCATTGGACTTATTCAAGAGGGGGACGCTCCCAAAACATATCCCATCTCCCTCTCGCAGATTATGGTGCAAACCCAGGCATTGTTTGACGTCGAGGTAGCTACGCCCTTCACTGTGATGGCAGATCCAACACTGTTTTATAAGTCTAATGTtgtcccatgggattatgtggCATAGGCACgaagaaaaggaaaagccaaGATGGAAGAGACAGGTGATGCACAAAGAATGACCATaactggcagagtttacacaccCGAGAATCTTAGAGGAACAAGCAAAAAGACCACATCTAAGCCACTTGTCATGGAGACATGCACtgatgatctttggaggaaggtACAGGCGAGGGAATACTCTGTTGTTGATCACCTGAACAAGACTTCTGcccagatatccatcttatcgatgttgcaaaactcagatgcgcacaagaatgccttgatgaaggtattaagtgaagcttatgtgccTACCGGTATCACTAGTGGAGAGAAGGCTAATATGGTAGAACAGATACTGGAGAGCCACAAgattactttccacgaagatgagctACCGTcagaagggttgagtcacaacaaagCATTGCACATCACTGTGCAATATGAAGACAAGTTCATTTTCAGGGTTCTGATAGACGGGGGCTcaagtctgaacatatgcccaTTGACTACAATGAAAAGATTGGGTATAGGACTGCATGAGATATGGATGagaagtatgaatgtgaaggcATTCTATGGGTCTTAGAGAGCCactatcggagaaatcaaccttgatctgtAGATGGGCCCGACCTAGTTCGACGTGGAATTCCATGTGCTAGATAAATCCTCCACTTATAACTTGTTACTGGGACAaccatggatacatgcagctGGGGCAGTCGCTTCTACCCTGCACCAGGatgtgaagttcgagtggaatcatcaaGAGGTGATTATTCATGGAGATGGAATTAACCCTATCTACACCAACCTGACTGTGCCAGCTATCGAGAACGGGAGGAAATTGGGAGGACAAACATACCACAGCATTGAGCGAGTAAACACAATTAAGAAGGGTCGATGGTGAAGAAATAAGATAGAGAGCATATTGTGTGGTTGGggtatgaaccaggcaagggtcttggTCCAAAGCTTCAAGGGATCACGGAACCAATACGACCACAATATCATGGCACAACCTTTGGTCTTGGGTACGAATATACCGCGCAAGAATATCAGGATTGGATACCGTCGTGGCGTGACTTTTACCATCCATTGGAACAACCTATACCACTGCTGCACCAGACATTCCGCCAGACTGATGTGATTTGGGGATCCGAGGAAGATGAGGTTTTGGCTGGTTTGAGGAAGCTATTTTTAGATAAGGAAGATATGGACTGCACTGCAATCTTagaggagaaggaggaggaataccttaccattcagacagtGGGAGAAGGAGCTATTCTcaggaactggactgctgcaccatcccgggctcgccgagtaCCTGGGTAGTCTTGGTAGAATTAGCATGATTTATTTCTAAAATTGTATTTGGGCATTTAAGatatttttagtattttgttttgaaataattactcgagacatcgagtcgtacttgctgaaaattttaagttttattaatgcattatttctttttatttatttattattatctttctacattctttttcgcataattattacatatcatgATGAATctatgactgtgacatgtaatgagacaacgcaatatACGGAAAGTGATTCGGAAAATTttgaagatgatataataattgGGGAAATTGTCAAAGAGgtagagaattttgagaacaaaccaaagtccaaTTTGGAAGAAACTGAGATAGCTAACTTAGGGGATTCAGAAACCGTCAAGGAAACTCGCATTAGCATTCATCTATCGccatcagagaaggaagagtacatcagATTTCTAAaagaatatgaggatattttcgcatggtcctacgatgacaTGACTGGGTTAAGCACGTCCATAGTAGCTCCCAAGCTACCTCCCAGCCCCATGTGTCCACTGGTAAAATAGAAGCTCaggaaattcaagccagatatgagtctaaAGATAAAGGAAGAGGTTACCAAGCAAATTAAAGCCAAGGTCCTTCGAGTGGTCGAGTACCCAACCTAGCTAGCCAACATTGTGTCAGTTCCAAAGAAGGATGGCAAAGTCAAAGTGTGCGTTGACTATCAAgatctgaacaaagcaagtcctaaggatgatttctcgttgcccaacatacacacattgatcgacaattgtgccaagcataaACTCTAATCCTTTGTtgattgcttcgcaggatatcACTAGATTTGGATGGACGAAGAAGATGCCGAAAAGACAACCTCCATCACGCTATGGGagatatattgttacaaaatgatgccatttggtttgaagaacgcTGAGgctacctacatgagggccatgactacCCTTTTCCatgatatgatacacaagtaaatagaggtgtacgtggatgacattatcatcaaatctaagtgAAGTTCGGATCACATGGCAGACCTGAGGAAGTTTTTCGACCGGCTTCAAaagtacaatttgaagttgaatctgGCAAAATGTGCTTtcagagtccctgctggaaaattGCTGGGTTTCATCATCAACCGCCATagtattgagctagacccatcaaaaatcaaagttATTCAAGACATGCCACCGCCAAAGaacaagaaggatgtgatgacTTTTCTGGGACACCTCAATTATATCAGTCGTTTTATAGCACAGTCAATGGTGAtatgtgagccgatcttcaaaatGCTATGGAAAGATGCAGCAATGAGCTGGACCAAAGAATGTCAAAAGGCTTtcgataaaatcaaggagtacttgtctAAGCCACCCGTATTGGTCCCACTAGAGCCCGGAAGACCTTTAATGTTGTACCTATCCATGTTGGATGGAGCCTTTGGTTGCGTCCTGGGAAAACATGATGAAACCGGGAGAAAAGAGCAGgcaatatactatctgagtaagagtTCACAACTTACGAGGACTAGTTCTCTTTGTTGGAGCTCACCTGTTGTGcgttgacatggatagcccagaaatgCAGGCACTACTTTTGTGCCTACACCACCTATCTCATATCGAGGATGGATCCGCTGAAATACATCTtttagaaacccatgcctacaggtaagctagcaaagtggcagatattactaagtgagttcgacatcatctatgtgactcggaAGGTAGTCAAGGGAAGAGCATTGGTCAACCACCTGGCATAGAACCCCATAGATGGAGAATACAAACCATTGAAGACATATTTTCCAGACGAGAAAGTGATGTTTGTAGGAGAGGTTATTGCCGAaacatatgatggttggaggatTTTTTTTAAGGATCCACAAACTTTAAAGGAGTGGGCATTAGAGCTATTTTAGTATCAGAAATCGGTCAACACTAACCGGTGTCCGCCAAGCTCAGGttcccatgcaccaacaatacggtagaatacgaggcttgcatcttgggactcataTTGGCCATCGACATGAATATTCATAAGTTGCTAgtaatcggagattcagatcTGCTGGTACATCAAGTAGTTGGAGAATGGGCTaccaagaacactaaaatattgccatacttgcattgtgtacAAGATTTGACTAAGAGGTTcataaagatagaattcaaacatgttccgaggatTCAAAACGAGTTCGCAGATGTGCTggctaccttgtcttccatgatacaacatccaaacaagaatttcattgatccTATCCCGATAGAGATTCATAAGCAGCTAGTTTATTTTGCTCATGTTGAAGAGGAGTTTGATGGAAATCCGTGGTTTCACGATATCAAGGAGTATTTGGAGAAATGAGAATACCCATGAAATGTTACACACACTCAGAAGCGCACGCTTCAAAGATTGGCCAACCACTTCTTTCAGAGTGGAGGAATTTTGTATAAAAGGACTCCTGACTTGGGATTGTTgtgatgtgtcgatgccaaggaggcaaCTAGATTGCTCGAAGAAATACACGTCGGAACCTACGAACCTCACATGAACGAGTTCGTTccagccaagaagatattaagggcaaggtatttctggatgactatgaaGACAGACTACATCAAATATGTACAGAAGTGCCACCAATTCTAGGTACATGTTGATATGATACGGGTGCcacccaacgaactcaatgcaatgagttcaccctggcctttcttTGCTAGGGGAATGGACGTCATCGGACCAATTGAATCTGTTGCTTCAAATGGACACAGAttcattttggtggctatagactacttcaAAAAATGGGTCGAAGCCGCTTCCGATAAAGTTGggactaagaaggtcgtagcaaACTTCGTTCGGGATCGTATTGTTTGTCAATTTGGAGTACCTGGGTGAAACATTACTGATAATGctgccaatctcaatagtgatctgatgaaagccatgtgtgaaacattcaagatcaaggacCGAAATTTGACAGCATATaccgcaaatgaatggagtcgttgaagccgccaacaagaacatcaagaagatattaaggaataTGGTGGAAAACTACAagcaatggcatgagaagctaccatttgctttgCTCGGTTACCGCACCACAGTTCGTATGTCAACTAGGGCAACCCCCCTATCTACTGGTCTACAGTACTGAAGTTGTTATACCCATCGAGGTGGAGATCTCTTCCTTAAGAATTATACAGGAGGCCAAACTCAACGATATGGAATGGATACAGAGCCGATACGAGCAACTGGCTCTCATCGATGGTAAGAGAATTAATGCagtgtgtcacggtcaactctaccagaatagaagggcaagggctttcaacaaaaaggttagatCGAGGCAATTCATACCAGGACAATTGGTGttgaagcggatcttcccgcatcaagacgAAGCAAAAGAAAATTCTCACCTAACTGGAAAGGCCCTTACATGGTCCACCGAGTACTGATAGGAGGAGTGCTTATACTTGCAGAGATGAATGGAgaaatatggccaaaacctatcaattcggatatcgtcaagagatattatgtttaagattgtatttgcactttcttttgatgtaacctgaactacgcttgacctgattattgtttaagaggggatatataggcagccctatgggtttggtcacattataataaaatcttcattcccctctacggtcaggaactgaggcaagtttTGAGTTTTTGTCATTCTCATTACGTCAAGGACAGCCAAGAAGCGTATTGTCGGGAGTATGCAttcaaactggggcagaattttaagGAGGGTCCTCAAAAGTTTGAGTtaagaaggtcgcaatgtctcaaAGTGTGTCACAGTCTATGGTTCGATGAAATTATTTGCTTTTATGCGTCATCACATATTTTGAACAACTGCATTTCTCACAAATGATTTATCACAAAtgcatattttcaaaaaattcatttCTTTGATAGCCATATGTTATCCAGGGTGACTCGAACAAGAAGTCAAAACAATGAGCAAAGGCCAAATGAGGAATCAAAAGTGTGGACCAACCTTTGCCccaaaactcacgatttttctttggatgcaggcataatGGACATAACAAGCATGTATGTTATCCAGGGTGACTCGAACAAGACGTCAAGACAATGAGCAAAGGCCAAATGAGGAATCAAAAATGTGGACCAACCTTTCCCCCgaaactcacgatttttctttggatgcaggaatAATGGACATAACAAGCATGTCCATGAATATATAACAAGAATGCTATCTTCAAACCGACAGAAGTCACCAAGCACAAACGCATCAAGCTAAGGACCATTTTCCCTCTCATATTTAATCATTtcctttctctgcatagggctaagcacttccctcattttattcatgaggctaagcactgcctccattattgcataaggctaagcactaccttgctccgcatgagactaagcactgtctccatcacattgcatgaggctaagcactgtctccatcacattgcatgaggctaagcattgcctccactattgcataaggctaaatattgcctttccttgcatgagactaagtactgTCTCCatcacattgcatgaggctaag is drawn from Nicotiana tomentosiformis chromosome 12, ASM39032v3, whole genome shotgun sequence and contains these coding sequences:
- the LOC138902582 gene encoding uncharacterized protein, translating into MNIHKLLVIGDSDLLVHQVVGEWATKNTKILPYLHCVQDLTKRFIKIEFKHVPRIQNEFADVLATLSSMIQHPNKNFIDPIPIEIHKQLVYFAHVEEEFDGNPWFHDIKEYLEK